The Solibacillus sp. FSL R7-0682 genome includes a window with the following:
- the hflX gene encoding GTPase HflX, which produces MKDVEVLIEKGILVGVNLQKDDHFDYSMEELANLAEALNVEVVGTVTQNLERVTSSHYVGTGKIEEIKAFFDETGANIVIFNDELSPSQIRNLERDLECKVIDRTMLILDIFSRRAKTREAQLQVELAQLQYMLPRLVGLHASLSRQGGGTGGGFKNRGAGETKLELDRRKIEDQIAKIKKDLEVVKEQRETQRKQRRKNEVPVVSIVGYTNAGKSTIMNQLLAKMGQDDTKQVFEKDMLFATLETSVRNIELEDNKTFLLTDTVGFVSKLPHHLVKAFRSTLEEAREANLLLHVVDVSNDDYRFMMDVTNETLKAIDVEDIPTIYVYNKSDIANVEYPLVSGDNIWISAREGKGLDELVEIIRKQIFANYKTCDMLIPYDQGGVVSYLNEYATILATSYEEEGTLVKVEIKEADYNKYEQYVVK; this is translated from the coding sequence ATGAAAGACGTTGAAGTTTTAATTGAAAAAGGCATATTAGTCGGCGTAAATTTACAAAAGGATGACCATTTTGATTATTCAATGGAAGAACTAGCAAATTTAGCAGAGGCACTAAATGTAGAAGTCGTTGGTACTGTGACGCAAAATTTAGAGCGTGTCACATCTTCTCATTATGTAGGTACAGGAAAAATCGAAGAAATTAAAGCTTTTTTTGATGAAACAGGTGCCAATATTGTTATTTTTAATGATGAGTTGTCACCTTCTCAAATTCGTAATTTAGAGCGTGATTTAGAATGTAAAGTAATCGATCGTACGATGCTCATTTTAGATATTTTTAGTCGACGTGCAAAAACTCGAGAAGCTCAGCTACAAGTAGAACTAGCTCAATTACAATATATGCTACCGCGTTTAGTTGGGCTACACGCTTCGCTTTCACGTCAAGGTGGAGGTACCGGTGGAGGCTTTAAAAACCGTGGAGCAGGTGAAACAAAGTTAGAGCTGGACCGCCGTAAAATTGAAGACCAAATTGCAAAAATCAAAAAAGATTTAGAAGTTGTAAAGGAACAACGCGAAACACAACGTAAGCAGCGACGTAAAAATGAAGTACCTGTTGTCTCTATTGTAGGCTACACGAATGCAGGGAAATCAACGATTATGAATCAACTGCTTGCGAAAATGGGGCAAGATGATACGAAGCAAGTATTCGAAAAAGACATGCTGTTTGCAACACTTGAAACATCTGTTCGAAATATTGAGCTAGAAGATAACAAAACATTCCTATTAACCGATACGGTTGGATTCGTTAGTAAGCTACCTCACCATTTAGTTAAGGCATTCCGTTCGACACTAGAGGAAGCCCGTGAGGCAAATCTTCTACTACACGTAGTGGATGTATCCAACGATGATTACCGTTTTATGATGGATGTAACGAACGAAACGTTAAAAGCGATTGACGTAGAGGACATTCCAACAATTTATGTTTACAATAAATCGGATATAGCGAATGTAGAATATCCGCTTGTAAGTGGCGATAATATTTGGATTTCTGCAAGGGAAGGTAAAGGATTAGATGAGCTAGTAGAAATAATTCGTAAGCAAATTTTTGCAAACTACAAAACATGTGACATGCTTATCCCTTATGACCAGGGCGGCGTTGTTTCATATTTAAATGAGTATGCTACTATTTTGGCAACGTCCTATGAAGAAGAAGGGACACTTGTTAAAGTCGAAATAAAAGAAGCCGATTACAATAAATACGAACAATACGTCGTAAAATAA
- a CDS encoding iron chelate uptake ABC transporter family permease subunit codes for MRKNSTKLIILAVIALIFMALFAFYNIQGGFSYAFPKRLERLFAMVITGTAIAFATVIFQTVTHNRLLTPSMMGVDSMYEVVQTVIYFTAGSASIFVVSRYLNFGTAIFAMVLFALLLYRFLFRADKYPIFLLLLAGMIIGTLLGSLVTFMQVLIDPVEYESLQGRLFASFMNVKTELLLIAVVILGLAFIYGYRLLRDLDVMSLGRDNAINLGVNYDKIVLKVLILSSVLIAVSTALVGPVTFLGLIVSNLAYQYLATYKHSVLIIGASLISIIALVGGQFLVQHIFHLNTTISVVINFVGGIYFIYLLLKESRRAG; via the coding sequence ATGCGAAAAAATAGTACAAAGCTAATAATACTAGCAGTTATTGCATTGATTTTTATGGCGTTATTTGCCTTTTATAACATTCAAGGTGGCTTCAGTTATGCCTTTCCAAAACGATTGGAACGACTATTTGCGATGGTTATTACAGGTACAGCCATTGCATTTGCAACTGTCATATTCCAAACAGTTACACACAATCGCTTATTAACCCCTTCTATGATGGGTGTAGACTCAATGTATGAGGTCGTACAAACTGTTATTTATTTTACAGCTGGTTCAGCCTCGATTTTTGTAGTGAGTCGTTATTTAAACTTCGGAACAGCCATTTTTGCAATGGTTTTATTCGCCTTATTACTTTATCGATTCCTATTCCGAGCAGATAAATACCCAATCTTCCTCTTATTATTAGCGGGAATGATTATTGGTACACTTTTAGGAAGTTTAGTAACCTTTATGCAAGTTTTAATTGATCCAGTCGAGTACGAAAGTTTACAAGGGCGTCTATTTGCAAGCTTTATGAACGTAAAAACGGAACTATTGCTTATTGCAGTCGTAATCTTAGGGCTAGCGTTTATTTACGGCTATCGTTTATTACGTGATTTAGATGTAATGTCACTTGGACGCGATAACGCCATTAATTTAGGTGTGAATTATGATAAAATTGTGCTAAAAGTATTAATTTTATCTTCTGTTTTAATTGCTGTTTCAACTGCACTTGTTGGACCAGTAACGTTTTTAGGGTTAATAGTATCAAATTTAGCGTATCAATATTTAGCTACGTACAAGCATTCAGTTTTAATTATTGGTGCGAGTTTAATTAGTATTATTGCATTAGTCGGTGGACAGTTCCTTGTACAGCATATCTTCCATTTAAATACAACAATTAGTGTCGTGATTAATTTTGTGGGTGGTATTTACTTTATTTACTTATTACTAAAAGAAAGTAGGAGAGCAGGATGA
- a CDS encoding ABC transporter permease: MRLWMLVTATIILSFISLFIGAIDIKPTDLLDWDSDKTQIFLMSRLPRLMAIILAGAGMGIAGLIMQSLSRNKFVSPTTAGTLDAAKLGVIVSMIFFTSMSYMGQIIFSFTFALIGTFIFMQLLERIKFKDVIFVPLIGIMYGNIIGAISTFLGYEADVLQNVDSFFLGSFTLVVSGRYELLYVAVPAIILAYIYANKFTVAGMGEDFAKNLGLSYRTVLNIGLVIVTIISTTVVLTVGIIPFLGLIVPNLVSLYLGDNLRKTIPHTIFMGSAFLLACDIISRVIVHPFEIPVNTTVAVIGSAIFLIMLFRGKAYAKK; encoded by the coding sequence ATGAGACTTTGGATGCTAGTGACAGCAACCATCATCTTATCCTTTATATCACTATTTATCGGGGCAATTGATATTAAGCCGACGGATTTACTTGATTGGGACTCTGATAAAACGCAGATTTTTCTAATGAGCCGTCTACCTCGATTAATGGCGATTATACTTGCAGGGGCAGGGATGGGTATTGCTGGTTTAATTATGCAAAGCTTAAGTCGCAACAAGTTCGTATCACCAACAACAGCGGGTACTCTTGATGCAGCAAAACTTGGTGTAATTGTATCAATGATTTTCTTTACAAGTATGTCTTATATGGGACAAATCATATTTAGTTTTACTTTTGCTTTAATCGGAACATTTATCTTTATGCAGCTATTAGAGCGAATTAAATTTAAGGATGTCATCTTCGTTCCACTTATCGGTATTATGTACGGTAATATTATTGGAGCTATTTCTACCTTTTTAGGGTATGAAGCAGATGTTTTACAAAATGTTGACTCATTCTTCCTAGGTAGCTTTACTTTAGTTGTATCGGGTCGTTATGAGCTGCTATATGTAGCGGTCCCAGCCATTATACTTGCTTATATTTATGCGAATAAGTTTACTGTAGCAGGTATGGGGGAGGACTTTGCCAAAAACTTAGGCTTAAGTTATCGTACAGTTTTAAATATTGGATTAGTTATCGTTACAATCATATCAACAACAGTTGTTTTAACAGTAGGGATTATTCCTTTCTTAGGTTTAATTGTACCGAATCTTGTATCACTTTATTTAGGAGATAATTTAAGAAAAACAATTCCTCATACGATTTTCATGGGTTCAGCATTTTTATTAGCTTGTGATATTATTAGCCGAGTAATTGTACATCCGTTTGAAATTCCAGTGAATACAACGGTAGCTGTAATAGGTAGTGCAATCTTCTTAATTATGTTATTTAGGGGGAAAGCATATGCGAAAAAATAG
- a CDS encoding class I SAM-dependent methyltransferase produces the protein MEFEQMKEQLLALFTNKTLIQATISQPRQKSNDLKRVKLKPVEIRGEYMIQLEYQYERILKHSNIPLAELNRQFDELFEQFRQAHVEFTEQTVQIQLSKKNKVLWKTDRSTSSKQLNLSHNRKKQYLLDDSRTYPFLVRLGVQSDDGKIKKQKYDKFKQINRFVEFIDDSLTYLPKDKQIRILDFGSGKSYLTFALYHYLKIEKGLNIRVTGLDLKKEVIEECNRIAHDLQYEDLEFLVGDINDYNEETAVDMVVTLHACDVATDMALARAVRWGAKVILSVPCCQHELNRQLQAPALSIMTQHGLIKERFAALATDSIRAELLSLVGYETQLLEFIDMENTPKNILIRAYYTGNMPTNEQRAKYVEFVQFLSAKPFLENELQDYLK, from the coding sequence ATGGAATTCGAGCAAATGAAAGAGCAGCTACTTGCACTTTTTACTAATAAAACATTAATTCAAGCAACGATTAGTCAACCACGTCAAAAATCTAATGACTTAAAACGTGTAAAACTAAAGCCCGTCGAAATACGTGGCGAATATATGATTCAATTGGAATACCAATATGAACGCATTTTAAAGCACAGTAACATTCCACTCGCTGAATTAAATAGACAGTTCGACGAATTATTTGAACAGTTCCGCCAAGCGCATGTAGAATTTACAGAGCAAACAGTTCAAATTCAACTGTCGAAAAAAAACAAGGTTCTTTGGAAGACGGATAGAAGTACATCTTCTAAGCAACTTAACCTGTCACATAACCGCAAAAAACAATACTTATTAGATGATTCCCGAACGTATCCTTTTTTAGTACGTCTAGGTGTTCAATCAGATGACGGTAAAATAAAAAAACAAAAATACGATAAATTTAAGCAAATTAACCGATTTGTCGAATTTATCGATGATTCTTTAACTTACTTACCGAAAGATAAGCAAATACGAATTTTAGATTTTGGTTCAGGCAAGTCTTATTTAACATTTGCGTTGTATCATTATTTAAAAATCGAAAAAGGGCTTAATATCCGTGTGACAGGGCTAGACTTAAAGAAGGAAGTTATTGAAGAGTGCAATCGTATCGCACATGACCTACAATATGAGGATTTAGAATTCCTTGTTGGGGATATTAATGATTATAATGAGGAAACTGCTGTGGATATGGTTGTAACTTTACATGCATGTGATGTTGCAACAGACATGGCCTTAGCCCGCGCTGTTAGATGGGGAGCAAAGGTAATCTTAAGTGTGCCATGTTGCCAGCATGAATTAAACCGTCAGCTTCAAGCACCAGCGCTATCCATTATGACTCAGCATGGCCTTATTAAAGAGCGTTTTGCTGCACTAGCGACAGATTCAATTCGTGCAGAGCTACTATCACTTGTTGGCTATGAAACACAATTACTAGAATTTATCGATATGGAAAATACACCGAAAAATATTTTAATTCGTGCGTATTACACAGGTAATATGCCTACGAATGAGCAACGCGCGAAATATGTCGAATTTGTGCAGTTTTTATCCGCAAAACCATTTTTAGAAAATGAGTTACAAGATTATCTTAAATAA
- a CDS encoding inorganic phosphate transporter: protein MNTLLIITVLVVVFALAFDFINGFHDTANAIATSVSTRALPPRVAVLMAAIMNFLGAITFVGVAKAIASDIVDPFSLSTPETPLVGSVVILAALLSAITWNLLTWYFGIPSSSSHTLIGSLAGAAIAAAGFGALNYNGFTKIIIALLASPIIAICAGYLMMTLMKFIFKNMNLYKTNKGFRIMQIFTAAIQSFTHGTNDAQKAMGIITMALIAASWQTTDDVQGWVRFACALAMGLGTSIGGYKIIKTVGGKIMKIRPVNGAAADLSSASIIFGATLIHLPVSTTHVISSAIMGVGAAQNVKGVNWGIARKIVTTWIITMPISAVMASIIYTILNIFF from the coding sequence ATGAACACACTATTAATCATTACTGTATTAGTTGTCGTATTCGCTCTAGCTTTTGACTTCATCAACGGTTTTCACGATACGGCAAATGCTATTGCAACGTCTGTCTCTACACGTGCATTACCACCTCGTGTGGCAGTATTAATGGCTGCGATAATGAACTTCCTTGGTGCAATTACATTTGTAGGTGTAGCCAAAGCGATTGCTTCTGATATCGTTGATCCATTTTCACTTTCAACACCTGAAACACCATTAGTCGGCTCTGTTGTAATTTTAGCTGCTTTGCTATCAGCAATTACATGGAATTTACTTACTTGGTATTTTGGTATTCCATCAAGCTCCTCACATACATTAATTGGTTCCCTTGCAGGCGCTGCTATCGCCGCTGCTGGGTTTGGCGCATTAAATTACAATGGCTTCACTAAAATTATTATTGCCCTTCTTGCTTCACCAATTATTGCAATTTGTGCCGGCTATTTAATGATGACATTAATGAAATTTATCTTTAAAAATATGAATCTGTATAAAACGAATAAAGGCTTCCGTATTATGCAAATTTTCACTGCTGCGATTCAATCATTTACACACGGTACAAATGACGCGCAAAAAGCAATGGGTATTATTACAATGGCATTAATTGCTGCAAGCTGGCAAACTACCGATGATGTTCAAGGGTGGGTACGATTTGCCTGTGCACTTGCAATGGGTCTAGGTACTTCCATTGGTGGTTATAAAATCATCAAAACAGTCGGCGGCAAAATTATGAAAATTCGACCAGTTAACGGTGCTGCAGCTGACCTTTCTTCTGCATCGATCATTTTTGGGGCGACTTTAATCCACCTACCTGTATCGACTACGCATGTTATTTCATCAGCGATTATGGGTGTTGGTGCTGCACAAAACGTAAAAGGCGTAAACTGGGGAATTGCCCGAAAAATCGTTACAACTTGGATTATTACGATGCCAATCTCCGCTGTAATGGCCTCTATTATATACACCATTCTAAATATTTTCTTTTAA
- the menC gene encoding o-succinylbenzoate synthase yields MKLVEVTIYQVEMKMKTPFTTSLGTMQNKRFIVLEATDETGIVGWGEGVAFEEPTYTEETFKTSLHLLEDFLIPQLLQVELTHPDEVYERFRPIRRNNMAKAAIEGAVWDIYSQLTKQSLAEAIGGVQKQIEVGISIGLQPSDEQLIETIHSFLEQGYKRIKVKIKPGKDIDLLRTIRRAFPHVPLMADANSAYTLEQIDLLRQLDQFNLLMIEQPLAHDDLIDHATLQKQIKTPICLDESITSLEDARKAIQLGSCGVINIKIARVGGISEAKRIHDFCALHQIPVWCGGMLEAGIGRAHNVALTSLSNFTLPGDTAASSRYWYEDIITPEVTVQDGYITVPSEVGFGHEINRQVLQKHTIYKKTIRAV; encoded by the coding sequence ATGAAGCTAGTAGAGGTAACAATTTATCAAGTAGAAATGAAAATGAAAACTCCGTTCACTACGAGCCTTGGAACGATGCAAAATAAACGTTTTATTGTATTGGAAGCAACAGACGAGACAGGCATAGTAGGATGGGGAGAAGGCGTGGCTTTTGAGGAGCCAACTTATACGGAGGAAACGTTCAAAACATCGCTTCATCTGTTAGAAGATTTTTTAATTCCACAGCTTCTTCAAGTTGAGCTAACGCATCCGGATGAGGTATATGAACGATTTCGCCCGATTCGACGTAATAACATGGCTAAAGCAGCGATAGAAGGGGCAGTTTGGGATATTTACTCACAGCTGACAAAGCAGTCATTAGCTGAAGCAATTGGAGGTGTGCAAAAACAAATTGAGGTTGGAATTAGTATTGGGCTACAACCCTCGGATGAGCAGCTTATTGAAACAATCCACAGCTTTTTAGAGCAAGGTTATAAACGGATTAAAGTAAAAATTAAGCCAGGTAAAGATATCGACCTTTTACGTACGATTCGTCGAGCGTTTCCTCATGTTCCATTAATGGCAGATGCAAATTCAGCTTACACGTTAGAACAGATTGATTTATTAAGGCAACTTGATCAATTTAACTTATTGATGATTGAACAGCCGCTTGCTCATGATGATTTAATCGATCATGCGACATTGCAAAAACAAATCAAAACGCCAATTTGCTTAGATGAAAGTATCACTTCATTAGAAGATGCACGTAAAGCGATCCAGCTTGGGAGCTGTGGTGTTATAAATATTAAAATTGCAAGAGTAGGTGGCATTAGTGAAGCAAAACGCATTCATGATTTCTGTGCATTGCATCAAATACCAGTTTGGTGCGGTGGTATGCTAGAAGCAGGAATTGGAAGGGCACATAATGTAGCGCTAACAAGTTTATCGAATTTTACATTGCCTGGTGATACCGCTGCCTCTTCACGCTATTGGTATGAGGATATTATTACACCCGAAGTGACAGTTCAAGATGGTTATATTACGGTTCCATCAGAAGTGGGGTTCGGACATGAAATAAATCGTCAAGTATTGCAAAAACATACGATTTATAAAAAAACAATACGTGCCGTTTGA
- a CDS encoding DUF47 domain-containing protein yields MFSSKKQDPFFASLLKIAENMREAVHYANDFRIETVADLKEISVRMKQYETAGDKLIHELIVMLNKSFMTPIEREDILALAIRMDDVLDGAEGTIGHFEMFSLTDIDESMRDFLVYIAKSTDEIVKAMELLNKKDLVGMRQHAILIKDYERECDEVLRSSIKQLFLNEKDPIRLIKFKDIYEQLEEIADYCQTVANTIETIIMRNA; encoded by the coding sequence ATGTTTAGTTCAAAAAAACAAGATCCATTTTTCGCATCGCTTCTAAAGATTGCTGAAAACATGCGTGAAGCAGTACATTACGCAAATGATTTCCGCATCGAAACGGTTGCTGATTTAAAGGAAATTAGCGTTCGTATGAAGCAATATGAAACAGCCGGAGATAAATTAATTCATGAATTAATCGTTATGTTAAATAAGTCATTCATGACACCGATTGAGCGTGAAGATATTCTGGCATTAGCGATTCGTATGGATGATGTTTTAGATGGTGCAGAAGGAACAATCGGACATTTTGAAATGTTTTCATTAACAGATATCGATGAATCAATGCGCGATTTCCTAGTTTACATTGCAAAATCAACGGATGAAATCGTAAAGGCAATGGAGTTATTAAATAAAAAAGATCTTGTTGGAATGCGTCAGCACGCAATTTTAATTAAAGATTATGAGCGTGAGTGCGATGAAGTATTACGATCTTCAATTAAGCAGCTATTCTTAAATGAAAAAGATCCTATTCGCTTAATTAAATTTAAAGACATCTATGAACAGCTTGAAGAAATTGCAGACTACTGCCAAACAGTAGCCAATACAATCGAAACGATTATTATGCGTAACGCATAA
- a CDS encoding peptide MFS transporter — MYSKEEIVKSVPQTGFFGQPKGLFTLFFTEFWERFSYYGMRAILIFYMYYAVKDGGLGLDRTQASIIMSIYGSLIYMSGIIGGWIADRITGTRKAVFYGGILIMVGHILLALPLGVTALYLSMFFIIIGTGLLKPNVSSVVGDLYSDNDARRDSGFSIFYMGINMGGFLAPLLVGLFQKNWGFHAGFAVAAVGMFIGLVVYLMSQKSLGLAGSMPPNPLTAKEKKTSARNFIIGGIVIVILGAIAYKTGHASIENFSLLITALGILIPTVFIIYMYRSPKTNADEKSRLLAYVPLFLCAVMFWAIAEQSSTILATFIDTRTNLNLWGFDIPAAWFQSFNPLFIIAIAPLFAILWTKLGDRGPSTPKKFAMSLFFSGASFLIMIAAIVLTPEDTLVNPLWVVFSIFLVVLGELLLSPVGLSATTKLAPAAFAGQTMALWFLAAAAAQAINAQLVRVYEVVSETMYFGVLGGLSIVLGIIILFISPIISKAMRGIK, encoded by the coding sequence ATGTATTCAAAAGAAGAAATCGTGAAATCCGTTCCTCAAACCGGCTTCTTTGGTCAGCCTAAAGGTTTATTTACATTATTCTTTACAGAGTTTTGGGAACGATTTTCTTACTATGGTATGCGTGCCATTCTTATCTTCTATATGTACTATGCCGTTAAAGATGGTGGATTAGGATTAGATCGTACACAGGCAAGTATTATTATGTCGATTTACGGATCATTAATCTACATGTCAGGTATTATTGGGGGTTGGATTGCTGACCGCATTACAGGTACTCGTAAAGCCGTATTCTACGGTGGTATTTTAATTATGGTCGGCCATATTTTACTTGCATTACCTTTAGGGGTAACCGCATTGTACTTATCAATGTTCTTCATCATTATTGGGACAGGGTTATTAAAACCAAACGTATCATCAGTAGTAGGGGATTTATATTCAGATAACGATGCACGTCGTGATTCAGGGTTCTCTATTTTCTACATGGGTATTAACATGGGTGGTTTCCTAGCACCTTTATTAGTAGGGTTATTCCAAAAAAACTGGGGCTTCCATGCTGGATTCGCAGTAGCGGCAGTTGGTATGTTTATTGGTCTCGTTGTTTATTTAATGTCACAAAAAAGCTTAGGATTAGCGGGTTCAATGCCGCCGAATCCATTAACTGCTAAAGAAAAGAAAACATCTGCCCGTAACTTTATAATTGGTGGTATCGTTATTGTTATTTTAGGTGCTATCGCTTATAAGACAGGGCATGCAAGCATTGAAAACTTCTCATTATTAATCACAGCATTAGGTATTTTAATACCTACAGTATTTATTATTTATATGTACCGTAGTCCAAAAACAAATGCGGATGAAAAATCTCGTTTATTAGCCTACGTACCATTATTCCTTTGTGCGGTAATGTTCTGGGCAATCGCTGAACAGTCTTCAACAATTTTAGCGACATTCATTGATACACGTACAAACTTAAACCTTTGGGGTTTTGATATTCCAGCAGCATGGTTCCAATCATTTAATCCATTATTTATAATTGCAATTGCACCATTATTTGCGATTCTTTGGACGAAGTTAGGTGACCGTGGTCCTTCAACACCGAAGAAGTTTGCTATGTCATTATTCTTCTCAGGTGCATCATTTCTCATTATGATTGCTGCAATCGTTTTAACACCGGAAGATACATTAGTTAATCCTTTATGGGTTGTCTTCTCAATCTTCCTAGTAGTATTAGGCGAATTATTACTTTCACCAGTTGGATTATCTGCCACAACGAAACTTGCACCGGCAGCATTTGCTGGTCAAACAATGGCGCTATGGTTCTTAGCTGCTGCGGCTGCACAAGCAATTAACGCACAATTAGTACGTGTTTACGAAGTTGTTTCAGAAACAATGTACTTTGGTGTATTAGGTGGTTTATCGATTGTTTTAGGTATTATCATCTTATTTATTTCACCGATTATTTCAAAAGCAATGCGCGGTATTAAATAG
- a CDS encoding GNAT family N-acetyltransferase codes for MLESVTVKELTTIEQIEEARKLEHDIWAVGSIPVHQTIATIRNGGIVLGAYLNDELVGFNYSCPGYMNEEVYLYSHMLGVKRHYREQGIGELMKIYLKDIATERGYRNCRWTFDPLEARSGFINFSKLRSYSDTYIPNCYGEMEDPFNRDLPTDRLCVEWQLVDNDYLRWNAKVEEILDEAKPIVNWSLTKQGLPLLDEEKRFDKDESFINDAYILPIPANFQKIKVESPALAEDWRYKTRHILQSLFEQDYKIIHLSKQNEHICEYVLVKRSLFAL; via the coding sequence ATGTTAGAATCAGTGACAGTAAAGGAATTGACTACAATTGAGCAAATTGAAGAAGCAAGAAAGCTAGAACATGATATTTGGGCGGTAGGTAGTATTCCTGTGCACCAGACGATTGCAACAATTCGCAATGGTGGAATTGTTTTAGGTGCTTATTTGAATGATGAACTTGTTGGTTTTAATTATAGTTGCCCGGGATATATGAATGAAGAAGTTTATTTATATTCCCATATGCTCGGTGTAAAACGACATTATCGTGAGCAGGGTATTGGCGAACTCATGAAAATTTATTTAAAAGACATTGCAACTGAACGTGGATATCGAAATTGCCGATGGACATTTGATCCATTAGAGGCCCGCAGTGGATTTATAAATTTCTCTAAACTACGTAGCTATAGTGATACGTACATTCCAAACTGCTATGGGGAAATGGAAGATCCGTTTAACCGTGATTTGCCAACGGACAGACTTTGTGTAGAATGGCAGCTTGTCGATAATGATTACTTACGATGGAATGCGAAAGTAGAAGAAATTCTCGACGAAGCAAAGCCGATTGTAAATTGGTCTTTAACGAAACAAGGCTTACCATTATTAGATGAGGAAAAACGTTTTGACAAAGACGAGTCATTTATTAACGATGCCTATATATTACCTATTCCAGCTAATTTCCAAAAAATCAAGGTTGAAAGCCCGGCGCTTGCAGAAGATTGGCGATACAAAACACGCCATATTTTACAGTCATTATTTGAGCAAGACTATAAAATCATTCATTTATCAAAACAAAATGAGCATATTTGTGAATACGTGCTTGTAAAGCGTTCTTTATTTGCTCTATAA